The genomic segment cctccccctgcatcaagactgagcaaagtgtcccaccatagataatgggctccagaaagccagctcatgcaccagagatagatcctgatcccattgccagggacccctcaaacagaccaagctacacaactttctcccatatgcagagggtctagtcaggttccacagctgtcggtctaaagttcatgagttcctatgagcttggttcagttgtctctgtagatttccccatcatgatcttgacccctcttgctcatataatccctcttccctctcttcgactggactcctggagcttggcctggtgcttggctgtggatctctgcatctgtttcaatcTGTTACTGggtgaagactctatgatgacagttagggtattcaccaatctgattaccagggaaggccagttcaggcaccctctccactattgctagtaatcttatctggagtcatccttgtgaattcttgggaacttccctagcaccaggtttctcccttaccccataatgtctccctctatcaagatatctctttcattgctctcccacttcgCCCCTCtttcagctcaaccatcccattccctcatgttctctttctccatcctctcccctctaATGCCCCGCCCCCatacccagtttactcatggagatctcatctgtttccccttcccaagtcAATCCATgcgtctctcttagggtcctccttgttttctagcttctctggagctgtgggttgtcatctgcttatcctttgctttacatctagtatccacatttgtatttctgagtctgggttatctcactcaggatgatattttctagttccatccatttgcctgcaaatttcacgaggtcattgttttttacagctgagtaatactccattgtgtatatgcaccacattttctttatctattcttcagttgaggggcatctagattgtttccaggttctggctattatgagtaatctcaatggctgaaagacatttaaggaaatgctcaacatccttaaccatcagggaaatgcaaatcaaaacgactctgagataacaacatcttatacctgtcagaatggctaagatcaaaaacactaatgacagtttatgttggagaggatgtggagcaaggggaacactcctccactgttggtgggagtgcaaacatgtTCAGCCACTTTGcgaatcagtatggtgacttctcagaaaattgggaatcaatctacctcaagacccaatgatgccactcttgggcatatacccaagggatgctcaagcataccacaaggacacttgctcaactatgtcatgtctctttttaaaaggaaaatttatttatcataaattatgtgtatgtgtggatgagTGCTAGTATTCACAGAGGccaaaggtgttggatcccctggagctggagttacaggcagttgtgagcaaccCACCATGCATCTTAGGAACCTTCCTTGGattgtctggaagagcagcaagtattcttaaccactgagccatctctccagcccttatccTACTGTTGCTACCTGTAACCAGTATAGATCCTCTGTGCATTGGCTGACCAGAGCTTTTTGCTACTATTTAACTCTTAACTCAGCATCCACTGTTCACCGTGTCTCCCCTCTTCTGTCTCTAAACTCTGCTCaccactattctactctcaaCTTCTCTGAGATCAACATTTTAGCTCCCATGAATGAGTGCGATGGTGCTGTACTCATCTTTCTGTACCTAGCTCATTTTACTTAATACAATAATCTCCAGTTCTGTCCATATTGCTGCAAAAGGCAGACCTCACTCTTTTCTGTGGTTGAAGAGTTCCCCACTGCctatccattcatccttccatggAGTGGGTTTATTTAATTTTCCTCGGCTGTCAAGAACAGGGCTGCAGTGAATGTGGAGTGCACCTGTCATTTTTACATACTGGTGTAATTTCCTTCCAGTATGTACTCAGTGGTGGGAGAGCTTCATATGGTAGTTTGATTTCCAGTTGTTTGAGGGGTCTCAGCACTCCATCATGGCCGCTCAGGAGCTCGCTCTAGACTTGTAATGTGTAAGTCCTCCTTCCTGACAAGTGGGAGAGGTTTCAGCTGGCGTTGTTGCCTAGCTAGCACAATTCATGTTTTCGTGTGGTGCCGCCTCATGTTTCTACATAAAATAACTTGTTTACCAGAGGGCGTGCCCCCAAAGAGGCGTGCTGGGAAGGACTTAGGGCTGGACTTTCTCAATAGCTCCGGGCCTAGAGCGCCTAAGTGTCCCTCACCATCTGCTGAATTAAAGTGAGCACTCCTTTTTGCACAGAGCCGGGTGGCCCTGCCTGGCAGCTCTTTTCTTACCCAAAGCTTCCAAGAACACCAGACCTTTAAGTCGATAAGAAGGAAGAGTGGGACAAATTCAGCCTGGCCCAGTACCTCACTCAAGTGACAGGTATAAATGTCCAGGACCTTACAGTGATGGGGGACAGGGAAGAGATGAGGAAGGATTTGGCCTGGATTTCTGGATAGGAGTCTCCATAGTCAAGGCCAGAATCAGGCCACTTTCAACACCAAGATCACAACGTTCCTAAAAGCAGGGGAGCCAGTGTGGCTGTTCCAAAGGTCTCAATAACCAGAGAACTTTATCGGAATCCCCAGTGCCTCCAACTGGCTGGGATCCCAGAACTGACAGTCTATGTCATCCCCTTGGGCTCCTGATGGCCCCAACCTGGCCCAGCTGCCACCCTCCCGCAGGCCACCCCCCCAATCTCCATGCCTGCCCTTATCCCCTGTTACCAGTGCCCTTATCTTCTAGGCTCAGTACAGCTGGTCGTGCCCCTTAGGAAGACTTTTTTTCCTCTGTTGCAACTTCCCTAAAGGTAAGAGCTGGTTATTTTCCGACGGCAGTAACGGGACTCAACAGAAGCTGGTGAGTTTGTCTATTCTTCGGTTTCTAGCCCCCCCTCCCATCACCCCTGGGAGACAGGCAGGCTCATTTGGATTGTGCCCTGTCTGGAATTTCAGGGAGCCAAACCAATTCCCTCAGAGTCATCAGAAGCCGTCCTGGAAAGCAGGCAGCAGGCTCAGAAGTAGGTAAGTGTTTTCTCCTTTAACGACACTTCTCAGTGTTTTAGTTTGAATCTCTCCCCACACTCAATGGGCAGGGAGACTCCTAGGCTGTCCTAGTAGGCAAGAACCAAAACACACAAAAGCCCTTGCCGACACGACATACAACATGTGAAGGGCAGTCTAAGGCTGTACCAGGAAGGACCTCTtagggctggctgctctgctcccCAAACTTATTCTCTAAACAGATTATACTAACTACCCTAAATGACTGAGTTTTGAGGGGTGACCCTCCCTGCCAAGGAGGAAGCTGTGTCCTCTAACCCCAGCTGGAGAAGTTCTTTCAAGGCAATGGGACAGTGGAGGGTGTTACAGGATCCTGATGACTGGAGAATTGCCTATTGGAGCTAGTTTTTCTCCATGTGCCTGCAAAGGGCAGGAGCTTGGCTAAAAACCCACCCACGAGTGGGCGGTCAAGTGcagctcactcacacacacagggccATCTGCAGATTTCTGAGGATGGAGTCTGTGGGAAACAACACGGTATCTGGGACTAAGAACTCACGTGGTGTGTGAGTGAGCAGCTTTCTCTCTTAAGctacttttcctttctcctgttgGACTCCTAGCCTCTCTTTCACCATGTCTGAGGTGTGTCTAATCCTATATGTCCCCATAGGGATGGCAAGGCCACACCGTGGAGATGCTACTCTGCCAAGCTTCTTGGTCACCTTCATTTTCCTGCAGCTCCTGCCTGCTGGAAACGGTAGGACAGCAGCCCCTTCCTGACCCCGGGGGTGCCCAGAGTCAAGCTGAGGTCTCCAACTAGGGCTCAAGACTAGGGGAACCCTCATGCCCTCAAAGAGGAAAGTAGGTACAGGGGGAGCCCCTGCCTCCTGCATGTGACCTAACCTAGCCCTTCCGTTTGCATCTCTAAGGAAAATCAGACTTCTGTGTCCTTGGACCTCCTGACCCACTTCTGGCCCTAGTTGGGCAAGACCAAGAGTTGCCTTGCAAACTGTCACCCAACATCAGTGCGGAGGGCATGGAGCTGAGGTGGTACAGGGACCAGCCCTCACAGGCTGTGCATGTGCACAAGGATGGGGAGGACGTGTATGAAGAGCAGATGGAGGACTACAGGGGGAGGACCACGTTCGTCGGCAACCACATGGTCAGAGGAGAGGTCGCTGTGAGGATACGCAATGTCACCGTGTCCGATAACGGGACTTATCACTGTGTCTTCAAGGAGCACACATCCCACAGCCAGGCCACCCTGTGGTTGAAGGTGGCAGGTGAGGGCTGCTGTGGGGGTCTTTCCTTTCGCTTGGGGGGCTTCTGTCAGCACCAGCCCCAATTCCAGACCGTGGCTTCCAGAGCCCCGAGTCCTAGAGCTGGAGACGCTCTGGCAACAGCTGCTTCAAGATGAAACTCTCTTCCCCCAGGCTCTGTGCACCCTgtgtccccccccaccccaggatgTAGTTCTGAACAGAGGGCTGTTTCCCATCTGCCTTCCCTTCTTCACACTAccagagagagagcacagagtGGGGGCTTGGGGGGGCGTTGAGGCATGGCAACAGCTGGGAGGTGGAAAGACAGAGCCCGAGAtggagagtcagagagacagggagacagagcgAGCGAGAGACAGattgagaaaaaaaagtcaaagaaaaacagagggaaggcaggaacacagagagaaataacgaagagacacaggaagagagacagggagggagaggccAGAACAGATGGGgatgaaacagaaaaagagactgAGATTATTTGGGGACATGGAGAAGTTTCCTTCATTCTTTGTGGTCACACAGACCCCAACTCCTTCCTTTTTCCCACACTTAGTGGGAAACTTTGTTTTTCCCATTAAACCTCCCCTGTTTCACTTGACTGTTTTATTAGGAATCACAACGCTGTCTTAGTGATAGAACTGCACAGATGGGTGATACATAGAGAGTCATAGAACCCACTAAACACCTGCAAGACGCCCGCCCCTCCATGGAAGCAACTGCAGTTACAGGATCTGAGCTGATGTCTCTTCCTTCAGGGCTAGGCTCATCACCGAGAATCCATGTGACTGGCACCCAGGACAAAAGCATACGGGCAGAGTGCACCTCAGCAGGCTGGTTCCCAGAGCCTAAGGTGGAGTGGctggacctcagaggacagccagTGCCGGCTGAGACTCACTTCTCGGCCTCAGCCAGCACTGGCCTCTTGGCCGTGGTGTCCATTGTGACTCCCCAGGACAGGGCTGTGGAGGGCCTGACTTGCTCCATCTCCAACCCCCTCCTCCCTGAGAAGAAGGTGGCTGAGACTTACCTGCCTGGTGAGTACCTGTTCAGTTCTGCCATCAAAGCCGCTAGCACAGGCATCCAGGTCCTGAGTGCCAGGGATGTTTGGAGAAAGCTGTGGGGGCAGAGCCAGGGAAGACCCTGCCTGCAGCCTGCCCAAGGGGGTCACGGGGATGTTGGTTTCCAAGATGAAACAGTGATAGAGTTGCAGGAAGATCTACCAGGAAAGCAAGAAACTTACATCCTGAtactggttgttgttgttgttgttttaataaatgttttttaaagagaagttttAGTTCATGGCAAATTTAATCAAAAAGTacatagatttcttttttaaaaaaaagctatttctcttattttatgtgtatgagtgtttcactgagtgtgtgtaagtgtactgtgtgtgtgcagtttccttaaactggagttacagatgattgtgagccatcatgtgggtgctagaaatgggacctgggtcctctggaagggcagccatgctcttaaccactgaaatgTCTCCCCAGTCCCTGGATTTTCTACATAGTTCATCTCATAGCCATAACTCTCCCAGGTATGAAAATCCAGAAGGGGGAACGTCACAGGGATGAACAGGCAGAGACCTACCAGGGTCAGCAATAACGTGGGACTCCGTGGTACTGGCTGTTCTGGGATGTGGACATAGGAGAATGACGTCTGTCCACCTGTACTGCATGCTGCCTCCGAGTCCTCTACCCTCCCTAGTCACATCCTTTCTTCCCACTTATACCCGAAGACCCctggcctttcttcttctttgattGGTTTTGCCTTTCCTCAGTGTTTCATAGTTGAAATCACACCAAATGCATGCTTCTCagactggcttctttctgttaGTGATGTGCATTTAAGAGTTTTCTGTGATTGTCCTTTGCCTgatatcttagttactgttctattgttgtgaggagacaccatgaccaagacatcttacagaaaaaaagcatttaattgtttaccatttcagagggtgagtctttTGTCAACATGGCAGGCACCATGGTGGCAGGcgggcaggcatgatgctggagaagtagctaagagctcaTATCTGATCCTGAAGTTgcaggctgagagggagacactgggcgtggtgtgggcttttgaaaacctcaGCCCATccccagagacacacctcctccaaaaaggctacATCTCTCAATCCTTCCtgaacagttccactaactaaggaccaagcattcaaatgcagGATCCTACTGGAGTCATTCTCTTTCACttaataaatcatttattttgaGGGCTGAGTAACTATTCCACTGTCTGGTTAGAACAgttaatttatctatttatctactaAAGGATATGTTTAGCTTTTCATTTAaagctttatttctttaaaaacttgttttttttttttttttttgactttttgaaaAAGGATATCACTATGTAAtcccggctggcctggaactcacaatataGGCCAAGCcgatcttgaactcatagagagttgcctgcctctgcctcctaagtgctagaattaaaggcatttgctaccatgcctgacaGAAGTTTTATTTCTAAACGATGTTAAACTTACAGTTTAATTTTGCAAAATTATATGGTTTGCAAAAATAATAAGTCTCTGCACTACTTGCCCAGATttacattttgaatattttgcTACATTTTAATTGACTTCgttttctttttctacaaatAGAATATCTAATATCTATATCTTACCCATATGGCCATGCATATGCAACCTCCTCAGTCCACTCTCCCTCAACTCATACCATACTTTGTCCTGGGCTCCTGAGCCATGAACAGGTGTGTGTTGTTAGCAGTCCCAGACAGACAATGGAAGCTCATGGTCACGGTAGGCAGGTTCTATGTCTGGTGAGGGCTGTTCCATAGTACAAAGATCTTCTTGCAATGTCTTTGTGTGGGGGAAGGGCCAGGACCTCTCTCAGGTACTTTTTATAAGGGCATTGACCCTAGTAATGAGGCCCCATCCTCAGGACTTCCCCACCTCCCACAGCCCACCTGCACCATCATCTAAGAGGCTGGGATTTCAATGTTTTGGGGGACACCAACATGTAGGCTATAGCACTGTGTATCAGAAGACATCTCATTTTTTCTGAACCTTTTTTAGAAAGGTCTGTGAACACTGTGTCCCTTGAGTCTGGAatgttgtagtgtgtgtgtgtgtgtgtgtgtgtgtgtgtgtgtgtgtgtgcgcgcgcgtgtgtagcAAAGACAGTCCCTCCCATTATTCTTGATGCCCTGGAATCCTCTTAGCTGCCCTGTTTAGAAGGCCTCCATCCACGGAGAGGGGACCAGCTCTGCCTCTGATCCTCACGGCGCTGGGGCTTGTCACAGCAGCAATTGCCTGTGCCTTCGGGAGGTCACACAAAGAGGATAAAAGTGAGGAAGAAGAAGCGGATCCAGGAACTGGTGCTgaggctgagccctcccacgGTGAGTGAGCCCTGACCCTCTCACCAGGGACCTGGGTGCCAAACTCTGGCCTGAGGCTTGTGTCATCCAACACAGCAGGAATGGAATGACCAGTGGGGATTTTGGCTCTGAAATTTCCCAACCACAACCCACCCAGAGGAAACCCTTCATCACTGAGAGATTCCTTGCTCAGTTATTCTTCACAAGATAACTTTGGGCAGTCTACAGGGCCTCTTTCTGGGAAATGAATAGACAGGAGCTGGAAGCTTGGTGAATATTTTGAAACACTACTGAAACAAAATGCCTGAGGCTTGGTCATGTGTAAAGGAATGTTTATTTAGCTCACATTTGGGGATCTAAATGTCCAAGATCAGGTGGTCCATGTGGTGAGGGCTCCTTAGCTGTGTCAAATTATGGTAGATAGCAAGACAGAATAAGCAAAAGATTTGGGGATCAGGGTCAGATGGGAACCAGCCAGGGTCCCCAGAGAACTAGAAGATGTTCCCATGAGGTCATTACCTCAGAggaggctccacctcttaaaagctcctccacctcccactgTTCACACTGAGGGCCAGGCTTCTAACAAGCAAACCTTGAGGATACGTGCCAATTACATGCAACCCACAGAAAAGCCCGCATCTGGAGTACTGGctgtggggtgtgggtgggaaATTTCAAGTCTTTTGTCTGCTGGAGgtggtctctgtgtctgtggcagtttttctgtctctgtctctcctacaCAGAGCCTGAGCCTCTGAGCTGAGTTTAGTACACAGTGGGGGCCATCTCGGGCTGTGCTCACACCTCCTCAAGAATCCCGCATTCCTCCCTCTGTCGCTGCTTGGAGGAATAACAAAAAACAGTTTAAATGGGGACCATGGGGATGGTAACAGATTTCTAGAAGTGGAAGGGAAACCTTCATGTAGGAGACAAACCTTGGCTCCCTCATCCATGCAAGGCCAAGACAGCAAAAGCCTCCACgtcttttttttctccacagcCAGCCTGTCCCTGGACCCTGAAACCGGGAGCCCCAAACTCATGGTGTCTGAAGACCAGAAAAGTGTGAAGCGGTTGTTATTTGACCAGGACTTGTCTCCCAATTCCAAAAGATTTGACCAAGACCCCTGCATCCTGGCCCAAGAGCGGTTTGATACAGGGAGACATTACTGGGAAGTAGAGGTCGGGGACAGGCGGGCCTGGATTCTGGGTGTGTGTCTGGAAAGTTTGGGACGGGAAGGAAGGATCCCTAAGTCACCTCAGCATGGCCTCTGGGCACTTGAGTTTTACAAGAAGAAACTCCAGGCCCTCTCCTACCCCAGGACTCGCCTGTCTCCTCCGCAACCCCTCTGGCGTGTGGGTATCTTCTTAGACTTTGAGGCAGGAGAAATCTCCTTTCACAATGCAGCTGACGGCTCCCAGATCTATGTGTTCTCTGGGCTGTCTTTTTCTGGTCCCTTACAGCCATTCTTCTGCCTCTGGACCCATGACCCCAGGCCCCTAACCATCTGCTCAGTGGTCAGAGAGGCAGAAGAAGACACAGAATCCTCTGGAGGTCCTTGATCTCCCTGGCAATTCCCGAGACATCCTTAGGAAAGAGAGGCTCCTGCCTTCTTGTCCACCCTGGCTCCTGGTACTATTTATTGCACTCCTGTGTGGAAATATGGCAAGACACCAGGGGCTAGATATGCTGCCTCTGCCAAACTTCTGTGCTGAATGCTGACACCACACCCACCCCAGGATTTCTGAAGGTGTTATAATTTGGAGATGAGGCATTGAAAGAGGGTAAGGTTAAAGAAAGACATTGATGTACCTTAACCCCATAAAGCTGGTGTTCTTAAAAGAAGGGGAGATCAGGACACATACATACCCTGTGGGGTCTCAAGAGAGGTGCCACTCACTAACTAAGGAGACCAGCAACGTCTAGCTTCTGGGACTTAGAAAGTGGCTCCTGCCGAGTGAGAATCGTGTGACTCTCCTGTGCTGAGGTACTTTGTCATGGCTGGCTTCCCTCAGCGAGGAAGACTATACAATAAGCACAACAGGACTGTGTTTTTGCTGTGTTCTTAGAGGCATGTGTGGAATGCCCAGCTCAGTGGTGGGTTGTGCTCTGGCTGCACAATAACTGGGTCttaccctcctcctcctcgccctTCCTCCATCttgttcatctttctttttccttcctccctgccttcctctccccctcctcaccttctccccttctctttctttctgttaaatgatttttatttttaatgacgtgtgtgtgtgtgtgtgtgtgtgtgtgtgtgtgtgtgtgtgtgtctgactgtctgtctttTTG from the Peromyscus eremicus chromosome 8a, PerEre_H2_v1, whole genome shotgun sequence genome contains:
- the LOC131916978 gene encoding putative butyrophilin-like protein 10; the encoded protein is MARPHRGDATLPSFLVTFIFLQLLPAGNGKSDFCVLGPPDPLLALVGQDQELPCKLSPNISAEGMELRWYRDQPSQAVHVHKDGEDVYEEQMEDYRGRTTFVGNHMVRGEVAVRIRNVTVSDNGTYHCVFKEHTSHSQATLWLKVAGLGSSPRIHVTGTQDKSIRAECTSAGWFPEPKVEWLDLRGQPVPAETHFSASASTGLLAVVSIVTPQDRAVEGLTCSISNPLLPEKKVAETYLPAALFRRPPSTERGPALPLILTALGLVTAAIACAFGRSHKEDKSEEEEADPGTGAEAEPSHASLSLDPETGSPKLMVSEDQKSVKRLLFDQDLSPNSKRFDQDPCILAQERFDTGRHYWEVEVGDRRAWILGVCLESLGREGRIPKSPQHGLWALEFYKKKLQALSYPRTRLSPPQPLWRVGIFLDFEAGEISFHNAADGSQIYVFSGLSFSGPLQPFFCLWTHDPRPLTICSVVREAEEDTESSGGP